One stretch of Thermoplasmata archaeon DNA includes these proteins:
- the ribC gene encoding riboflavin synthase, with protein MKRIGVADTTFARVDMAPSAIRALRGAGTGFRILRRTVPGIKDLPVACRQLFRVDGADLCLALGMPGPAELDRSSAEVASLGLMMTGVLEGKPIVECFVHEREADGARALAELARRRAEEHALNAYALLFRPRELARHAGAGLRQGFADVGPARPVR; from the coding sequence GTGAAGCGGATCGGCGTCGCCGACACCACCTTCGCGCGCGTCGACATGGCCCCGAGCGCGATCCGCGCGCTGCGCGGCGCCGGCACCGGCTTTCGCATCCTGCGGCGGACGGTCCCCGGCATCAAGGACCTCCCGGTCGCCTGCCGCCAGCTGTTCCGCGTCGACGGCGCGGACCTCTGCCTCGCCCTCGGGATGCCCGGGCCGGCCGAGCTCGACCGCTCGAGCGCGGAGGTCGCCTCGCTCGGCCTGATGATGACCGGCGTGCTCGAAGGCAAGCCGATCGTCGAGTGCTTCGTCCACGAGCGCGAGGCCGACGGCGCCCGCGCGCTCGCCGAGCTCGCGCGGCGGCGGGCCGAGGAGCACGCCCTCAACGCCTACGCGTTACTGTTCCGACCCCGCGAGCTCGCCCGGCATGCCGGCGCGGGGCTCCGCCAGGGGTTCGCGGACGTCGGGCCGGCTCGTCCGGTCCGCTAG
- the ribH gene encoding 6,7-dimethyl-8-ribityllumazine synthase, which produces MPKSGSEGAGVTVAIAASEYNFDVTLLMLERAKEEVDFLGARLGPVVKTPGVFDLPLAVRALCQRSDVDAIVAIGAVIEGETGHDEVVMHQAARKLADLAVEYGKPVGLGISGPGETRLQAQDRIENAANAVRSAVKMVRRLRAL; this is translated from the coding sequence ATGCCGAAGTCGGGGAGCGAGGGAGCGGGAGTGACCGTGGCGATCGCGGCGAGCGAGTACAACTTCGACGTGACGCTGCTGATGCTCGAGCGGGCGAAGGAGGAGGTCGACTTCCTCGGCGCGCGCCTCGGGCCCGTGGTCAAGACCCCCGGCGTCTTCGACCTGCCGCTCGCGGTCCGGGCCCTCTGCCAGCGCTCCGACGTCGACGCGATCGTCGCGATCGGCGCCGTCATCGAGGGGGAGACCGGCCACGACGAGGTCGTCATGCACCAGGCGGCCCGCAAGCTCGCCGACCTCGCGGTGGAGTACGGCAAACCGGTCGGGCTCGGCATCTCGGGCCCCGGCGAGACCCGGCTCCAGGCGCAGGACCGGATCGAGAACGCGGCCAACGCGGTCCGCTCCGCGGTCAAGATGGTCCGGCGGCTGCGCGCGCTCTGA
- a CDS encoding MFS transporter: MGGVPPPEAPPGSGPSFRRALGHRPFLLLWASQLISQSGDYVFDVALLWLVLTSTRSIFAVGLVVAVSILPSVVLSPFFGVYVDRWPRRTILLVTNVVEGLLVAALSGLILAHALSFPAILAVVAALGAGGQVVRLTSTTLIPQTVGAADLGAANGLMQLSSSSTQVVGLSIGGVVVALFGVTLPIAYDALTFFAAAVIVAGIAAAVGRPGPAEAAGGAGFGAQFAEGFRYVRGQRFLLEVIAVGAVVNFCGNAVFALWAPYSERVLGGGAATYGLLGAMIAVGAIVGALAVGKIDLRRRVGPVVFAGLAVAGVVIVLLGLTRSIPLALAEAFAVGGVLSVVNVPLLTAVQAKVPARLLGRTMAVLLALILVAAPLGSFVAGWLASVTSIGFVYVLAGGAILAMAGLGVSLFSEARRIAY, translated from the coding sequence ATCGGCGGCGTCCCACCTCCCGAAGCGCCGCCCGGTAGCGGGCCCAGCTTCCGACGCGCGCTCGGACACCGTCCGTTCCTGCTGCTCTGGGCCTCGCAGCTGATCTCGCAGTCCGGCGACTACGTCTTCGACGTCGCGCTCCTGTGGCTCGTCCTCACCAGCACGCGCTCGATCTTCGCGGTGGGCCTCGTCGTCGCGGTCTCGATCCTCCCCTCGGTAGTCCTCTCCCCGTTCTTCGGGGTCTACGTCGACCGCTGGCCGCGTCGGACGATCCTGCTCGTGACGAACGTCGTCGAGGGCCTGCTGGTCGCGGCGCTCTCCGGGCTGATCCTCGCCCACGCGCTGAGCTTCCCGGCGATCCTGGCCGTCGTGGCCGCCCTCGGCGCGGGCGGCCAGGTCGTCCGGCTGACGTCGACGACCTTGATCCCCCAGACCGTGGGCGCCGCGGACCTCGGGGCGGCGAACGGCCTCATGCAGCTGAGCAGCTCGTCGACCCAGGTCGTCGGCCTGTCGATCGGCGGGGTCGTGGTCGCCCTCTTCGGGGTCACGCTCCCGATCGCCTACGACGCGCTGACGTTCTTCGCGGCGGCGGTCATCGTCGCCGGGATCGCCGCCGCCGTGGGTCGCCCGGGGCCCGCCGAGGCCGCGGGCGGCGCGGGCTTCGGCGCCCAGTTCGCCGAGGGCTTCCGCTACGTGCGGGGCCAGCGGTTCCTGCTCGAGGTGATCGCCGTCGGCGCCGTGGTCAACTTCTGCGGCAACGCGGTCTTCGCGCTGTGGGCGCCGTACTCCGAGCGCGTGCTCGGCGGCGGGGCGGCGACCTACGGGCTCCTCGGGGCGATGATCGCCGTCGGGGCGATCGTCGGCGCGCTGGCCGTGGGCAAGATCGACCTGCGCCGCCGGGTCGGGCCGGTCGTCTTCGCGGGCCTCGCCGTCGCGGGCGTCGTGATCGTCCTCCTCGGCCTGACCCGGTCGATCCCGCTCGCCCTGGCCGAGGCCTTCGCGGTCGGCGGGGTCCTCTCGGTGGTCAACGTCCCGCTCCTGACCGCGGTCCAGGCGAAAGTGCCCGCGCGCCTGCTCGGCCGGACGATGGCGGTGCTCCTGGCGCTGATCCTGGTCGCGGCCCCGCTCGGCTCGTTCGTCGCGGGCTGGCTCGCGAGCGTGACCTCGATCGGCTTCGTCTACGTGCTCGCCGGCGGGGCGATCCTGGCGATGGCCGGCCTCGGCGTCTCGCTCTTTTCCGAGGCGCGCCGGATCGCCTACTGA
- a CDS encoding biotin--[acetyl-CoA-carboxylase] ligase, whose product MVGAREVYDELPSTQDRAIALAREGAADGTRVVARRQRVGRGRSGHSWASPPGGLYLSIVTRTPPVGLPLLPLAVGVELADGLDARWSIRARLKWPNDLFVERPGVGVGKLAGVLVDSVADPEGQPVQVVGVGVNVRRPPGGFRGPMAVPPVTLEDLVRPAPTPEELEPLVAAAVAAAPAALASPERVAATVGRCRARLFGVGRRARSDGGARGTIARLADDGALVLDVGGTPVALLSGEVSVEVA is encoded by the coding sequence GTGGTCGGCGCCCGGGAGGTGTACGACGAGCTTCCCTCGACGCAGGATCGCGCGATCGCGCTCGCGCGCGAAGGGGCGGCGGACGGCACGCGGGTCGTGGCGCGCCGCCAGCGCGTTGGCCGGGGGCGCTCCGGGCACTCCTGGGCGTCCCCACCGGGCGGCCTGTACCTGTCGATCGTCACGCGCACCCCGCCGGTCGGCCTTCCGCTCCTGCCGCTGGCGGTCGGGGTCGAGCTCGCGGATGGGCTCGACGCGCGCTGGTCGATCCGTGCCCGGCTGAAGTGGCCGAACGACCTGTTCGTCGAGCGGCCCGGCGTGGGGGTGGGCAAGCTCGCGGGCGTCCTGGTCGACTCCGTGGCGGACCCCGAGGGCCAGCCGGTGCAGGTCGTCGGCGTCGGCGTCAACGTGCGCCGTCCGCCCGGAGGCTTCCGCGGCCCGATGGCCGTACCGCCGGTCACGCTCGAGGACCTCGTCCGGCCGGCCCCCACCCCCGAGGAGCTCGAGCCGCTGGTCGCCGCGGCCGTCGCGGCCGCGCCCGCCGCCCTCGCCTCGCCCGAGCGCGTCGCCGCGACCGTCGGGCGCTGCCGCGCCCGCCTCTTTGGCGTCGGCCGCCGCGCGCGTTCCGACGGGGGCGCGCGCGGGACGATCGCGCGTCTCGCGGACGACGGCGCCCTCGTCCTCGATGTCGGCGGCACTCCGGTCGCGCTGCTGAGCGGCGAGGTGTCGGTGGAGGTCGCGTGA
- a CDS encoding acyl-CoA carboxylase subunit beta, translating into MSEAFERWSVLKRKAREGGGAERVAKHRSAGKRTARERLESFFDPGTFTEVDPFVTHRVEKFGLAERRPPGDGVVTGWGEVEGRPVCAFAQDATVFGGALGEAHAMKIVKVMETARKAGVPIVGLDDSGGARIQEGVMSLGGYGEVFFRNVALSGVVPQLSLILGPCAGGAVYSPAITDFVIMARGTGQMFITGPDVVRAVTGEDVTMEALGGAEAHATQSGVSHFTAASDLDAIALARRLLGYLPLNNLEEPPSAPATAPPEAAARELPTIVPEDPNAPYDVHAVIDRVLDPGSFLEVQPDWATNLVVGFARLNGSAVGVVANNPASLAGTLDINASTKGARFVRFCDAFNLPLLTFVDVPGFLPGTAQEHGGIIRHGAKLLYAYAEATVPLLTVILRKAYGGAYDVMCSKHLGGDLNLAWPTAEIAVMGAEGAVNILYRRELERASEGERDPLRARLTEEYRAEFLSPYLAAERGYIDDVIDPAETRARLAAGLKILASKRDERPARKHGNIPL; encoded by the coding sequence GTGAGCGAGGCGTTCGAGCGCTGGTCGGTCCTCAAGCGCAAGGCCCGCGAGGGCGGGGGGGCCGAGCGCGTCGCCAAGCACCGCTCGGCGGGGAAGCGGACCGCGCGCGAGCGCCTGGAATCGTTCTTCGATCCCGGCACGTTCACCGAGGTCGACCCGTTCGTCACGCACCGCGTCGAGAAGTTCGGCCTCGCCGAGCGACGCCCTCCCGGGGACGGCGTCGTCACCGGCTGGGGGGAGGTCGAGGGCCGGCCGGTCTGCGCGTTCGCCCAGGACGCGACCGTGTTCGGCGGGGCGCTCGGCGAGGCGCACGCGATGAAGATCGTCAAGGTGATGGAGACGGCCCGCAAGGCGGGGGTGCCGATCGTCGGCCTCGACGACTCGGGCGGCGCGCGGATCCAGGAGGGAGTGATGAGCCTCGGCGGCTACGGCGAGGTGTTCTTCCGCAACGTCGCGCTCTCGGGGGTGGTCCCGCAGCTCTCGCTGATCCTGGGCCCCTGCGCCGGCGGCGCGGTCTATTCGCCGGCGATCACCGACTTCGTCATCATGGCCCGAGGGACGGGCCAGATGTTCATCACCGGGCCGGACGTCGTGCGCGCGGTGACCGGCGAGGACGTCACGATGGAGGCGCTCGGCGGCGCGGAGGCGCACGCGACGCAGAGCGGCGTCTCGCACTTCACCGCCGCCTCCGACCTCGACGCGATCGCGCTCGCCCGGCGCCTGCTCGGCTACCTGCCGCTCAACAACCTGGAGGAGCCGCCGAGCGCGCCCGCGACCGCGCCGCCCGAGGCGGCCGCGCGCGAGCTGCCCACGATCGTGCCCGAGGACCCGAACGCGCCGTACGACGTGCACGCCGTGATCGACCGGGTGCTCGACCCCGGCTCGTTCCTCGAGGTCCAGCCGGACTGGGCGACGAACCTCGTCGTCGGCTTCGCGCGCCTGAACGGGTCCGCGGTCGGGGTCGTCGCGAACAACCCGGCCTCGCTCGCGGGCACGCTGGACATCAACGCGTCCACCAAGGGCGCCCGGTTCGTCCGCTTCTGCGACGCGTTCAACCTGCCGCTCCTCACGTTCGTGGACGTGCCCGGCTTCCTTCCCGGCACGGCGCAGGAGCACGGCGGCATCATCCGGCACGGGGCGAAGCTGCTGTACGCCTACGCCGAGGCGACGGTGCCGCTGCTGACCGTGATCCTGCGCAAGGCCTACGGCGGCGCCTACGACGTCATGTGCTCCAAGCACCTGGGCGGCGACCTCAACCTCGCCTGGCCGACCGCGGAGATCGCGGTGATGGGCGCGGAGGGCGCCGTCAACATCCTCTACCGCCGCGAGCTCGAGCGCGCGAGCGAGGGCGAGCGCGATCCGCTGCGCGCCCGCCTCACCGAGGAGTACCGGGCCGAGTTCCTCAGCCCGTACCTCGCCGCCGAGCGCGGCTACATCGACGACGTCATCGATCCGGCCGAGACGCGCGCGCGCCTCGCCGCCGGCCTCAAGATCCTCGCCTCGAAGCGCGACGAGCGACCGGCCCGCAAGCACGGGAACATCCCGCTGTAG
- a CDS encoding pyruvate carboxylase subunit B, translating into MVGITDTVLRDGHQSLIATRMRTRDMLPAAERLDAIGYRSLEVWGGATFDVGLRFLREDPWERLAALKRAIPRTPLQMLLRGQNLVGYRHYADDLVRKFVAAAARGGIDVFRVFDALNDPANMEVAIDAVRRVGARAQGTICYTESPVHSLASFVALGRRLSEMGADELCVKDMGGFMPPVPGATLVRALVKEVGLPVAVHTHSSSGMSTLTCLAVAEAGATSIDTALSPFAGGTSQPATEALAGALRGTPYDPHLDLGGLAELAEYFRGVLERYRPLLNLRSLQTDPEVLIHQVPGGMLSNLFHQLEEQEALGRLNEVLDEVPRVRADLGYPPLVTPTSQIVGVQAVVNVLTGERYRQITKEVRDYVAGRYGRPPGTVDPALQAKVGGPPAAGGARPAEGLPPEFDRALAEVRARWPGAGETDAISFALFPEVYPGYRAAIEAGLTPDVLAAAALAVVASRRGPAPAPAAPAGTGAAGVSPWAHEGRARLQAHRRWVDARPRRAGR; encoded by the coding sequence ATGGTCGGCATCACCGATACGGTCCTGCGCGACGGCCACCAGAGCCTGATCGCGACACGCATGCGCACCCGCGACATGCTGCCGGCCGCCGAGCGGCTCGATGCGATCGGCTACCGTTCCCTCGAGGTCTGGGGCGGGGCGACGTTCGACGTCGGCCTGCGCTTCCTGCGCGAGGATCCCTGGGAGCGCCTCGCCGCGCTCAAGCGGGCGATCCCGCGCACCCCGCTCCAGATGCTCCTGCGCGGCCAGAACCTCGTCGGGTACCGGCACTACGCCGACGATCTCGTCCGCAAGTTCGTCGCCGCGGCCGCGCGCGGGGGGATCGACGTCTTCCGGGTCTTCGACGCGCTGAACGATCCGGCGAACATGGAGGTCGCGATCGACGCGGTGCGCCGGGTCGGGGCGCGGGCGCAGGGGACGATCTGCTACACCGAGTCGCCGGTCCACTCCCTCGCGTCGTTCGTCGCGCTCGGCCGCCGGCTGAGCGAGATGGGGGCCGACGAGCTGTGCGTCAAGGACATGGGCGGGTTCATGCCGCCGGTCCCCGGCGCCACGCTCGTCCGCGCGCTCGTGAAGGAGGTCGGCCTTCCGGTCGCCGTCCACACGCACTCCTCGAGCGGGATGTCGACCCTGACGTGCCTCGCCGTCGCCGAGGCCGGCGCCACCTCGATCGACACGGCGCTCAGCCCCTTCGCCGGCGGCACCTCGCAGCCGGCGACCGAGGCGCTCGCCGGCGCGCTGCGGGGGACGCCGTACGACCCGCACCTCGACCTCGGCGGGCTCGCCGAGCTCGCGGAGTACTTCCGCGGCGTCCTCGAGCGCTACCGCCCGCTGCTGAACCTGCGCTCGCTCCAGACCGACCCCGAGGTGCTCATCCACCAGGTCCCGGGGGGCATGCTGTCGAACCTGTTCCACCAGCTCGAGGAGCAGGAGGCGCTCGGGCGCCTGAACGAGGTGCTGGACGAGGTCCCGCGGGTGCGGGCCGATCTCGGCTACCCGCCCCTCGTCACCCCGACCAGCCAGATCGTGGGCGTGCAGGCCGTCGTCAATGTCCTCACCGGCGAGCGCTACCGGCAGATCACGAAGGAGGTCCGCGACTACGTGGCCGGGCGTTACGGGAGGCCGCCGGGCACGGTCGATCCCGCGCTGCAGGCAAAGGTCGGCGGCCCGCCGGCGGCGGGCGGCGCGCGCCCCGCCGAGGGCCTCCCCCCGGAGTTCGACCGCGCGCTCGCCGAGGTCCGCGCACGCTGGCCCGGAGCGGGCGAGACCGACGCGATCTCCTTCGCGCTGTTTCCCGAGGTCTACCCGGGCTACCGGGCCGCGATCGAGGCCGGCCTCACGCCGGACGTCCTCGCGGCGGCGGCGCTCGCGGTCGTCGCGAGCCGGCGCGGGCCGGCCCCCGCGCCCGCGGCCCCGGCCGGCACCGGGGCGGCCGGCGTGAGCCCGTGGGCGCACGAGGGGCGGGCCCGGCTCCAGGCGCACCGGAGGTGGGTCGACGCGCGTCCGCGTCGAGCGGGACGGTAA
- a CDS encoding acetyl-CoA carboxylase biotin carboxyl carrier protein subunit, with the protein MTVVRAGPMGVELEIAGERVSVDQWPEGAPEPPGPVDVNGERAPAAIERLGRADEAPAERAPAVRAPAAAPVAPPPVAGAVAVVPPMPGRVIEVRVAEGDRVRKGEVLLVLEAMKMRNEIASPADGLVRGLRVSAGTNARAREPMLFVAPD; encoded by the coding sequence GTGACGGTCGTGCGCGCGGGCCCGATGGGCGTCGAGCTCGAGATCGCCGGCGAGCGCGTGAGCGTCGACCAGTGGCCCGAGGGCGCGCCGGAGCCGCCGGGGCCGGTCGACGTGAACGGCGAGCGCGCGCCGGCCGCGATCGAGCGGTTGGGCCGCGCGGACGAAGCGCCGGCCGAGCGCGCCCCGGCCGTCCGGGCTCCCGCAGCGGCGCCCGTGGCGCCGCCCCCGGTCGCCGGGGCGGTCGCGGTGGTCCCGCCGATGCCCGGCCGGGTGATCGAGGTCCGCGTCGCCGAGGGGGACCGGGTGCGCAAGGGCGAGGTGCTGCTCGTGCTCGAGGCGATGAAGATGCGCAACGAGATCGCGAGCCCGGCCGACGGGTTGGTGCGGGGCCTGCGCGTGAGCGCGGGCACGAACGCCCGCGCCCGCGAGCCGATGCTGTTCGTCGCCCCGGACTGA
- a CDS encoding RtcB family protein produces MPPLVRRDEFTYEIPQDAVAGMRVPGLLFSNEALLGGVAGDPSLGQLANVATLPGIQGHALAMPDIHFGYGFPVGGVAAFDLDEGIVSPGGIGYDINCGVRLLRTDLGVDEVRPRLHELVDRLYREVPSGVGSRGGHPLARGEVDEVLAGGARWAVEHGLGRPEDLEVQEEEGRLASADPAAVSDGARQRGLKQLGTLGSGNHFLEVQAVDAVFDPAFAPVLGLAPGRVVVMLHTGSRGLGHQVATDFIQEMDRELAARGTALVDRQLSCAPIASEPGQRYLKGMAAGANFAWANRQAITHGVRRAFAATFRRSEEELGLSVVYDIAHNIAKVEEHRVDGGRRRVLVHRKGATRALPAGREEVPLPYRSHGQPVLIPGDMGTASYVLAGLPTSLERSFGSSCHGAGRKLSRHAAERAFRYDEVTRGLAARGIVVRSTSREGVTEEAPGAYKDVEEVVRVAEGAGLTRRVARLVPLGVVKG; encoded by the coding sequence GTGCCCCCGCTCGTCCGGCGGGACGAGTTCACCTACGAGATCCCTCAGGACGCGGTCGCGGGGATGCGCGTTCCCGGACTCCTGTTTTCGAACGAGGCGCTCCTCGGCGGCGTCGCGGGCGACCCATCGCTCGGGCAGCTCGCGAACGTCGCGACGCTCCCCGGCATCCAGGGCCACGCGCTCGCGATGCCGGACATCCACTTCGGCTACGGCTTCCCCGTCGGGGGCGTCGCGGCCTTCGACCTGGACGAGGGTATCGTCTCGCCCGGGGGGATCGGCTACGACATCAACTGCGGCGTCCGCCTCCTCCGCACCGACCTCGGGGTCGACGAGGTCCGTCCGCGGCTCCACGAGCTCGTCGACCGCCTCTACCGCGAGGTGCCGAGCGGCGTCGGCTCGCGCGGCGGCCATCCGCTCGCGCGCGGCGAGGTCGACGAGGTGCTGGCGGGCGGGGCGCGCTGGGCGGTCGAGCACGGGCTCGGCCGCCCCGAGGACCTGGAGGTCCAGGAGGAGGAGGGGCGGCTCGCGTCGGCCGACCCCGCCGCGGTCTCGGACGGCGCCCGGCAGCGCGGCCTCAAGCAGCTCGGGACCCTGGGCTCGGGCAACCACTTCCTCGAGGTGCAGGCGGTCGACGCCGTCTTCGACCCGGCGTTCGCCCCCGTGCTGGGCCTCGCCCCCGGCCGCGTCGTCGTCATGCTCCACACGGGCTCGCGCGGCCTCGGCCACCAGGTCGCGACCGACTTCATCCAGGAGATGGACCGCGAGCTCGCCGCCCGGGGCACCGCGCTGGTCGACCGGCAGCTCTCGTGCGCGCCGATCGCCTCCGAACCCGGCCAGCGCTACCTGAAGGGCATGGCCGCGGGCGCGAACTTCGCGTGGGCGAACCGCCAGGCGATCACGCACGGGGTGCGCCGCGCGTTCGCCGCGACCTTCCGGCGCTCCGAGGAGGAGCTCGGACTGTCCGTCGTCTACGACATCGCCCACAACATCGCGAAGGTCGAGGAGCACCGGGTCGACGGAGGGCGGCGGCGCGTCCTCGTCCACCGCAAGGGGGCGACGCGCGCGCTGCCCGCCGGCCGCGAGGAGGTCCCGCTCCCGTACCGGTCGCACGGGCAGCCCGTCCTGATCCCCGGGGACATGGGGACGGCGAGCTACGTGCTCGCGGGCCTCCCCACGTCGCTGGAGCGCTCCTTCGGCTCGTCGTGCCACGGCGCGGGCCGCAAGCTGAGCCGTCACGCGGCGGAGCGGGCGTTCCGCTACGACGAGGTGACGCGGGGGCTCGCCGCGCGCGGGATCGTCGTCCGGTCGACCTCCCGGGAGGGGGTCACCGAGGAGGCCCCGGGCGCCTACAAGGACGTCGAGGAGGTCGTGCGCGTGGCCGAGGGCGCGGGGCTCACGCGGCGGGTCGCGCGCCTCGTGCCCCTCGGGGTCGTGAAGGGCTAG